A stretch of Paenibacillus mucilaginosus 3016 DNA encodes these proteins:
- a CDS encoding fibronectin type III domain-containing protein has protein sequence MLMIKKGLAGLLFGLFMILLLPSYVLAAGEVTVKINSIQVYEDTVYVKATISSASKVTQVKASVDHLVFPLYGSCWDQCQWEGYYENLWELTQGTKTLTVSAINELKQTGKAAQTFAYDKPPMLVLQKPQDGVITAGYLRVKGYAFDFIGPSEIRASVAGKEFAVDDTMVVNNMIQLDHMIDLTTAPEGLHQLHVQAKDTAGHVSEDTRQVLLVKKNLQVTDHVYGDILDFDSGRILYLGYDEKLWLRDRSTGSETELYQGSNFSMTTLTSKGAAFIPYREDGQDIKLHLFVNGQTQEIPVSQLHGFALHGYGGDAALLSERYDDMTYVNLNTGEKIKTSWNPVYDGDFSRVFMTKDGRAIILNYNRLYEYDPASGYKLLAELNGEPRGLVSDGNTHLFEMYEWMGGDKYTTYIYKDGSLTVLNTQNRYNLSPFAVKGGWVAYVKLVAGVEQIFLRSPDGVEKQVTDAFDHAALEALAEDGSLMYRTMGISHYLPVGGESAVEMGTSFGVHRYVDNRLYKITEGTLAEVLIDSQPDQTAPYWPSPEPLTVSSVTYDRAELSWQSAMDDVGVSAYEIYKDGQKINTVSADVYAYVIQNLTPETTYEFEVKAVDGNGNVSTDNPKITVTTLPEQPPAATGLKLQVKPGYLDTGSTVELQVRAEQATDLYAFLTKLQFDPTRFKLMQAQLSTDFGIEKSTAVLATSKGASGVVNWSGSLLGQVNGRTGSTGLLTLKFTVLQKGAGEFVLLEGSQTADSQGNISRLDEPTRISVYVGGADLDGDGSVTLSDLVLISLHSGTSEGQSGYDALYDLNNDHVINASDVQIVANKVAAAA, from the coding sequence ATGCTAATGATAAAAAAAGGATTGGCAGGCTTGTTGTTCGGCCTTTTTATGATTCTGCTGCTGCCATCTTACGTACTGGCAGCAGGAGAAGTGACAGTAAAGATTAACTCCATTCAGGTGTACGAAGACACGGTATATGTGAAAGCTACGATTAGTTCAGCTAGTAAGGTAACTCAGGTCAAGGCAAGCGTGGACCATCTTGTCTTTCCTTTGTATGGCTCTTGCTGGGATCAGTGCCAATGGGAAGGCTACTACGAAAACTTATGGGAACTCACCCAAGGAACGAAGACCTTGACAGTAAGCGCCATTAATGAATTGAAGCAGACAGGTAAGGCCGCCCAGACGTTCGCTTATGACAAACCACCGATGTTGGTTCTTCAGAAACCGCAGGATGGCGTGATCACTGCCGGATATCTTCGTGTCAAGGGCTATGCATTCGATTTCATAGGACCGTCAGAAATCCGTGCATCCGTCGCCGGGAAGGAATTTGCCGTGGATGATACTATGGTGGTCAACAATATGATACAGCTCGATCATATGATCGATCTCACCACGGCACCGGAAGGCCTTCATCAACTTCACGTGCAAGCCAAAGATACGGCCGGGCATGTCTCAGAAGATACAAGGCAGGTACTCTTGGTGAAGAAAAATCTTCAGGTGACCGATCATGTGTACGGCGATATTCTCGATTTTGATTCCGGCCGAATCCTGTACCTCGGCTACGATGAAAAGCTTTGGTTGAGGGATCGGTCAACCGGAAGCGAGACCGAGCTTTATCAAGGCTCCAATTTTAGTATGACCACATTGACCTCAAAAGGGGCCGCTTTTATTCCTTATAGGGAAGATGGGCAGGATATAAAGCTGCATTTGTTCGTGAACGGACAAACGCAGGAAATTCCAGTATCTCAGCTCCACGGCTTTGCTCTACATGGTTACGGCGGGGATGCGGCCCTGCTCTCTGAACGCTATGATGATATGACTTACGTAAATCTTAACACCGGCGAAAAGATCAAGACGAGCTGGAACCCCGTTTATGACGGCGACTTCAGTAGAGTATTCATGACCAAAGACGGGAGAGCTATCATCTTAAATTACAACCGGCTCTATGAGTACGACCCTGCAAGCGGCTACAAGCTGCTGGCAGAGCTGAATGGTGAACCGAGAGGCCTCGTTTCCGACGGGAATACCCATCTGTTCGAGATGTACGAATGGATGGGCGGCGATAAATATACGACCTATATATACAAGGATGGAAGCCTTACGGTCCTGAATACCCAAAATCGATATAACCTCAGTCCATTCGCGGTTAAAGGCGGATGGGTCGCTTACGTGAAGCTCGTGGCTGGTGTTGAGCAAATTTTCCTGCGTTCGCCCGATGGAGTCGAGAAGCAGGTTACGGATGCCTTTGATCACGCTGCCCTGGAGGCACTGGCTGAAGACGGTTCCCTCATGTATCGTACCATGGGAATCTCGCATTACCTGCCTGTGGGTGGAGAATCAGCCGTGGAAATGGGGACCTCATTCGGCGTACATCGATATGTAGATAACCGGCTCTACAAGATTACTGAAGGCACGCTTGCTGAGGTTTTGATAGACTCCCAGCCGGACCAAACCGCGCCCTACTGGCCATCACCCGAACCACTGACGGTAAGCTCGGTGACTTACGACCGTGCGGAGCTTTCCTGGCAGTCCGCAATGGATGATGTGGGTGTGTCGGCTTACGAAATCTACAAAGACGGCCAAAAAATCAATACGGTAAGCGCAGATGTTTATGCGTATGTCATCCAGAATCTGACCCCCGAGACAACGTATGAGTTTGAGGTCAAAGCAGTGGACGGAAACGGGAACGTGAGCACCGATAATCCCAAAATAACCGTAACGACACTGCCCGAACAGCCCCCTGCCGCCACAGGACTTAAGCTACAAGTCAAACCAGGTTATCTGGACACCGGATCGACGGTAGAGCTGCAGGTACGGGCAGAGCAAGCCACAGATTTATATGCTTTTCTCACGAAACTGCAGTTTGATCCCACACGATTTAAGCTGATGCAGGCACAGCTGAGCACCGATTTTGGAATAGAGAAAAGCACGGCGGTTCTCGCCACATCCAAGGGGGCGTCGGGAGTTGTGAACTGGTCCGGCTCGCTGCTCGGCCAGGTGAATGGACGTACCGGAAGCACCGGCCTGCTGACATTGAAGTTCACGGTTTTACAAAAAGGAGCAGGGGAGTTTGTTCTGCTTGAAGGCTCTCAGACGGCAGACAGCCAGGGGAACATTAGCCGCTTGGATGAACCGACACGCATCAGTGTGTATGTAGGAGGAGCCGATCTGGATGGGGACGGCAGTGTAACACTGAGCGACCTCGTACTTATCTCCTTACACAGCGGAACGAGCGAGGGACAGTCTGGTTACGATGCTCTGTACGATCTCAACAACGATCATGTGATTAATGCTTCTGATGTTCAGATCGTCGCTAATAAGGTGGCCGCGGCGGCCTAA
- a CDS encoding MerR family transcriptional regulator, with translation MPQHWKVGDLAKLTGLTVRTLRFYDQIGLFSPSGHSDSGHRLYYEADIKKLHQILSLKDLGLSLEEIQSVLKGHTYTPSHIVGIQIERVRKNIKNQQKLLAELERVAEQMDDQDPPSVDEFISLLETMKMNHEKYIIEHRLRWEHHFDQLGDLLSEK, from the coding sequence ATGCCGCAGCATTGGAAAGTGGGGGATCTTGCTAAATTAACCGGGCTTACCGTCCGCACTCTTCGATTTTACGACCAGATTGGATTATTTTCACCATCTGGGCATTCCGATAGTGGTCATCGTTTGTATTACGAAGCAGATATCAAGAAACTGCACCAAATTCTATCCTTAAAAGATTTGGGCTTATCGCTTGAAGAAATTCAATCGGTACTTAAAGGGCATACGTATACCCCGTCTCACATCGTGGGTATTCAGATTGAACGGGTCCGGAAAAATATTAAAAATCAACAGAAACTTCTGGCTGAACTCGAACGCGTTGCGGAGCAAATGGATGATCAGGATCCGCCTTCCGTCGACGAATTTATTTCTCTACTTGAAACGATGAAGATGAATCACGAAAAGTATATCATTGAACACCGGCTGAGATGGGAACACCATTTTGATCAGCTAGGCGACCTGTTAAGCGAAAAATGA
- a CDS encoding SRPBCC family protein, whose protein sequence is MKPRFTTHSTFQIERIYRATPERVFAAWSDRSAKARWYQPAEVFDFRVGGREFSRGGPAGGPVFTFDAYYQEIVPNERLVYSYSLDQGEIRISVSISTIELMPASEGTKLVFTEQGTFFDGHDSPEQREQGTKELLDLLGKSLGESHAETFELVSRRKLDAPRNLVYRAWTEPELLAQWWGPRGFTNTFHTFDLRPGGVWEHTMHGPDGTDYPSRNIFQEIGPERIVLQHETGHYFTLTATFEDVDGGTEITFRQTFETEEEYIKAKPICEEANEQNLDRLVSLLNHMRH, encoded by the coding sequence ATGAAACCGCGATTTACGACTCACTCTACTTTTCAAATTGAACGCATTTACCGTGCCACACCCGAACGCGTATTTGCGGCGTGGTCGGACCGGAGCGCTAAAGCGCGGTGGTATCAACCTGCTGAGGTATTCGACTTCCGCGTAGGGGGACGAGAGTTTAGTCGGGGCGGCCCTGCAGGCGGACCTGTCTTTACATTTGACGCTTATTACCAGGAAATCGTGCCTAATGAACGTCTGGTGTATTCGTACAGTCTGGACCAAGGAGAAATCCGGATTTCAGTGTCCATCTCAACCATTGAATTGATGCCGGCCAGCGAGGGCACTAAACTGGTGTTTACAGAGCAGGGAACGTTCTTCGACGGCCATGACTCACCGGAACAACGTGAGCAGGGGACCAAGGAATTGCTGGACCTTCTCGGTAAATCTCTTGGGGAAAGTCATGCAGAAACTTTCGAACTCGTGTCCCGTCGTAAACTTGATGCTCCTCGGAACTTGGTCTACCGGGCTTGGACGGAACCGGAATTACTAGCTCAGTGGTGGGGACCTAGAGGTTTCACAAATACATTTCACACGTTCGATTTAAGGCCCGGAGGAGTCTGGGAACATACGATGCATGGTCCAGACGGAACAGACTATCCAAGCCGAAACATTTTTCAGGAAATCGGGCCGGAACGTATCGTGCTGCAGCATGAGACCGGACATTACTTTACCCTGACGGCTACATTCGAAGACGTTGACGGTGGGACAGAAATTACATTCCGACAGACTTTCGAAACAGAGGAAGAATATATAAAGGCCAAACCGATTTGCGAAGAGGCTAATGAACAAAATCTAGACAGGCTCGTTTCGCTCTTAAATCACATGAGGCATTAA
- a CDS encoding SDR family oxidoreductase: protein MRLSQNETLAGIKDKVVVITGASSGIGEATALLLAERGAKVALGARRHDRLAALAARIAEVGGEVVYASTDVRRREDVTKLIHLACERFGTIDVLVSNAGVMPVSPLDDLRVEDWEDMIDVNMKGVLYGIAGALPVFRKMGSGHFVHIASTAGHKTVPNQSVYSATKFGVRAISEGLRQEAGDQVRVTIISPGIIRTNFAEGVTNLEVRARLEEIRDKFALPPESIARAIAYAIEQPADVDVNEIVIRPTAQA from the coding sequence ATGAGATTAAGCCAGAATGAAACCTTGGCGGGAATCAAAGACAAAGTTGTTGTCATTACGGGTGCAAGCAGCGGGATAGGTGAAGCGACTGCGCTTTTACTGGCGGAGCGCGGGGCGAAAGTTGCACTTGGGGCACGCCGGCATGATCGCCTTGCGGCTCTAGCAGCCCGTATCGCGGAGGTTGGCGGTGAAGTCGTGTATGCCAGTACAGATGTCAGACGGCGGGAAGACGTAACCAAGCTCATCCATTTGGCATGCGAGAGGTTCGGCACGATTGACGTTCTCGTCAGCAATGCCGGCGTGATGCCGGTTTCTCCCCTTGACGACTTGCGCGTCGAGGATTGGGAGGACATGATCGACGTCAACATGAAAGGCGTATTGTACGGTATCGCCGGAGCACTGCCTGTCTTTCGCAAGATGGGTTCCGGACATTTCGTCCATATCGCTTCTACAGCGGGACATAAAACTGTACCGAACCAGTCCGTCTATTCCGCCACGAAGTTCGGCGTCCGCGCCATCTCCGAGGGTTTGCGACAGGAAGCCGGTGATCAGGTACGGGTAACGATCATCTCACCCGGCATAATTCGGACGAATTTCGCTGAGGGTGTGACGAATCTGGAGGTGAGGGCCCGGCTCGAAGAGATCCGAGACAAGTTCGCGCTGCCGCCGGAATCGATTGCCCGTGCCATTGCGTACGCCATCGAGCAGCCGGCTGACGTGGATGTGAACGAGATCGTGATTCGCCCCACAGCTCAAGCGTAA
- a CDS encoding AraC family transcriptional regulator has protein sequence MNQLIADLVRQIARHALRDGLHQTAIPELCFRRASAESEPTHTLNMPSLYIIAQGSKTVTFVEESHLCDSAKYMVASVHLPVIGRITQASPQSPYLSLQLALSPDVLVDISRKSSSQKRGETGRGVLVNPSSSSLLDAILRLVNLLDSPTDMEILAPLYIREIFYRVLQGEQGALIRQFAVIGSYAQGISNAIHMINRDYSKPLVIEALANKVSMNPTTFHKHFKRVTGMSPLQYQKVIRLQSARRLMLTEGFDAASAAFRVGYESPSQFNREYARLFGRPPMRDINYLRDIEFNNG, from the coding sequence TTGAACCAACTTATTGCCGACTTGGTCAGGCAAATTGCACGTCATGCGCTTAGGGATGGTTTGCACCAAACCGCAATTCCGGAGCTTTGTTTCAGGCGCGCATCCGCGGAATCAGAACCCACTCATACCCTCAACATGCCCTCTCTGTACATCATTGCCCAAGGCTCCAAAACGGTCACATTTGTCGAGGAGAGTCACCTGTGCGATTCGGCTAAATATATGGTTGCATCCGTTCATCTCCCGGTGATAGGGAGAATTACTCAAGCATCACCCCAGAGTCCGTACTTAAGCTTACAATTAGCCCTGAGCCCTGATGTCCTTGTAGATATAAGCAGGAAATCCAGTTCCCAGAAAAGGGGAGAAACGGGAAGGGGCGTTTTGGTCAATCCGTCCAGTTCCTCCTTGTTAGATGCGATTCTGCGCCTCGTCAATCTTTTGGATTCGCCCACGGATATGGAGATACTAGCTCCACTCTACATCCGCGAGATATTTTACCGGGTGCTGCAGGGAGAGCAAGGAGCGTTAATCCGGCAGTTTGCCGTGATCGGGAGCTATGCGCAAGGGATTTCAAATGCAATCCATATGATCAATCGTGATTATTCTAAGCCGCTAGTCATAGAAGCGTTGGCCAATAAAGTGAGCATGAACCCAACAACCTTCCACAAGCATTTCAAGAGAGTAACGGGAATGAGCCCGCTTCAGTATCAAAAGGTCATACGATTGCAAAGCGCACGCCGATTGATGCTCACGGAAGGCTTCGATGCGGCATCGGCGGCATTTCGCGTCGGCTACGAAAGCCCTTCCCAGTTCAACCGAGAATACGCCCGCTTATTCGGACGCCCGCCAATGAGAGATATCAATTATTTGCGCGACATAGAATTCAATAATGGTTGA